From the Oscarella lobularis chromosome 13, ooOscLobu1.1, whole genome shotgun sequence genome, one window contains:
- the LOC136194876 gene encoding uncharacterized protein codes for MTSFQAHTLVEPGFMPTFKVQGHIYHNIGPLTPAAEQRPQFVQVYFIDDRGQQADARLSWQIDRESQLNRHTTLCLQDMLHEHNEHVRIFKTALEQRTPDMPDYRVVIRADRVPRGQHQRTFNAPSGNDVAALLPEGQEGYRDIVLSNRDSRIKRITEIHRSYDSLQYPLLFPRGEDGYTILCRQKDPKTNQITEKKMSMLQFYAFRIMQRDCDFNILLRAGELSHQFIVDVFAKIETDRLNLLRTKQEQCRAASYTALRDAVETDGDASNVGQLVVLPSSFTGGPRYMHEKCQDAMTYVKHHGAPDLFIPMTCNPNWPEITSELLPGQTPNDRHDLIARVFRLKVERFMYLVDTQNIYGIKRCHVYTIEWQKRGLPHVHCLSWMVEKIRPDQIDSIISAELPDPNEDPALFATITKHMIHGPCGQLNRRSPCMKDGQCTKRYPRQFLRETITSLNGYPLYRRRSPDDGGVETTIGRFHVDNRWVVPYSPFLSRTFDCHVNVEYCRSICALKYLMAYLNKGKDKAVVGLANQHRNDEILRYQIARYISTNEGVWRMLQFPIHDHFPAVEQLQVHLENGQRTLFTVENAPDRAAEPPATTLTGFFELCSNDDFAKTLLYIDVPQYYRLVNKKWQRRKQDHIVPETDGIRKSKTLGRIYTVHPKNTECYLLRLLLLHVRGPTSFADLRTVDDTVFDTYSEACRERGLLADDQHWHLALTEATVTDRPYKIRDMFAIMLHMCEISDLLRLWEQHKRANDDTLPYTDEIFNRALLCIENKLLSFPGGKPLSDYHLPSPDRSSEQDDDTLPREIAAEYSYNTAELQERLTANEASLTQDQRHIYEELLA; via the exons atgacgtcatttcaagCGCACACTTTAGTCGAGCCCGGATTCATGCCCACCTTTAAAGTTCAAGGGCACATTTATCACAATATCGGACCTCTGACTCCTGCAGCTGAACAGCGACCCCAATTCGTTCAAGTATACTTCATAGACGATCGCGGACAACAAGCCGACGCCAGATTATCTTGGCAAATAGACCGAGAATCGCAGTTAAATAGACACACCACCCTTTGCCTACAAGACATGCTTCACGAGCACAACGAGCACGTGCGCATTTTTAAAACCGCCCTCGAACAGCGAACACCAGACATGCCCGACTATCGTGTCGTTATACGTGCAGACAGAGTTCCCCGAGGCCAACACCAAAGAACGTTCAATGCGCCATCtggcaacgacgtcgccgccctCTTACCCGAAGGTCAAGAAGGATATCGTGACATCGTCCTCTCCAATAGAGATAGTCGAATTAAACGCATTACCGAAATTCACAGATCTTACGATTCGTTACAGTAtccgcttctttttccaagAGGAGAAGATGGTTACACAATATTGTGCAGACAGAAGGATCCGAAAACGAATCAAATTaccgagaaaaaaatgtctatGCTGCAATTTTACGCATTTCGAATCATGCAGCGCGACTGCGACTTTAACATTCTTCTGCGCGCAGGCGAATTGTCCCACCAATTCattgtcgacgtttttgcAAAAATCGAAACTGACAGACTGAACCTCCTTCGCACTAAGCAAGAACAATGTCGTGCTGCCTCCTACACGGCGCTAAGAGATGCAGTCGAAACTGATGGCGACGCGAGCAACGTTGGTCAATTGGtcgttttgccttcttcaTTCACCGGAGGACCACGATACATGCACGAAAAGTGCCAAGACGCAATGACGTACGTCAAGCATCACGGAGCTCCCGATTTATTCATACCCATGACCTGCAATCCAAATTGGCCGGAAATTACGAGCGAACTCCTTCCGGGACAAACACCAAATGATCGACACGATCTCATAGCAAGAGTTTTCCGCTTGAAAGTTGAAAGGTTCATGTACCTCGTGGACACGCAAAACATTTACGGCATCAAACGCTGCCACGTTTACACGATCGAGTGGCAGAAGCGCGGCCTACCTCACGTACACTGTCTCTCGTGGAtggtagaaaaaattcgtcccGATCAAATAGACAGCATCATAAGCGCCGAACTTCCCGACCCAAACGAAGACCCAGCACTTTTCGCAACGATAACCAAGCACATGATCCACGGACCTTGCGGCCAACTCAATCGCAGATCTCCTTGCATGAAAGACGGCCAATGCACAAAACGCTATCCAAGACAGTTTTTGCGCGAGACCATCACATCTCTCAACGGTTATCCGCTGTACCGACGTCGATCTCCAGACGACGGTGGAGTAGAAACGACTATAGGCAGATTTCACGTTGACAACAGGTGGGTCGTTCCGTACAGTCCATTTCTATCGCGCACTTTCGACTGccacgtgaacgtcgaaTACTGCAGGTCCATTTGCGCCCTAAAATACCTGATGGCCTACTTGAACAAGGGCAAAGACAAAGCTGTCGTCGGCTTGGCAAATCAgcacagaaacgacgaaatcctGCGGTACCAAATTGCGAGATACATTAGTACAAACGAAGGCGTCTGGCGCATGCTGCAGTTTCCCATTCACGACCACTTTCCAGCAGTCGAACAACTTCAAGTCCATCTGGAAAACGGACAGAGAACGCTGTTCACCGTTGAGAACGCCCCTGACCGTGCAGCAGAACCTCCTGCTACGACATTGACGGGTTTCTTCGAGCTCTGCTCTAATGACGATTTCGCCAAAACTTTGCTATACATCGACGTTCCGCAATACTACAGATTGGTCAACAAAAAGTggcagagaagaaagcaagaTCACATCGTGCCCGAAACTGACGGCATTAGAAAGTCAAAAACTTTAGGACGCATTTACACGGTTCATCCGAAAAACACCGAATGCTATCTTTTGCGACTTCTCCTGCTTCACGTTCGAGGACCGACGTCTTTCGCTGACCTGCGCACAGTAGACGATACCGTTTTTGATACGTACTCCGAAGCGTGCAGAGAACGCGGACTTTTGGCCGACGATCAGCATTGGCACCTCGCACTAACCGAAGCCACGGTCACCGATCGTCCTTATAAAATTCGCGACATGTTTGCCATCATGCTCCACATGTGCGAAATTTCCGATCTTCTTCGTCTATGGGAACAACACAA acgcgcaaacgacgacacgcTTCCGTATACCGACGAAATTTTCAATCGAGCCCTACTATGTATCGAAAACAAGCTGCTTTCGTTTCCCGGAGGAAAGCCACTTAGCGATTACCATTTGCCCAGTCCTGATCGCTCTTCTgaacaagacgacgacactCTTCCAAGAGAAATTGCCGCTGAATACTCTTATAACACCGCGGAATTGCAAGAACGACTCACAGCGAACGAAGCGTCTCTCACGCAAGATCAAAGGCACATTTACGAAGAATTACTTGCCTAG